A window of Bombina bombina isolate aBomBom1 chromosome 5, aBomBom1.pri, whole genome shotgun sequence genomic DNA:
tccgaaagacttctagtctatttgttatcttttccggttctaggaaaggccagaaagcttctgccatttctttggcatcttggttgaaatcgttaattcatcttgcctatgttgagtcgggtaaaactccgcctcagaggattacagctcattctactaggtcagtttctacttcctgggcttttaagaatgaagcttcggttgatcagatttgcaaagcagcaacttggtcctctttgcatacttttactaagttctaccattttgatgtattttcttcttctgaagcagtttttggtagaaaagtacttcaggcagcggtttcagtttgaatcttctgcttatgtttttcattaaactttattttgggtgtggatttttttcagcaggaattggctgtctttattttatccctccctctctagtgactcttgcgtggaaagatccacatcttgggtagtcattatcccatacgtcactagctcatggactcttgctaattacatgaaagaaaacataatttatgtaagaacttacctgataaattaatttctttcatattagcaagagtccatgaggcccaccctttttttgtggtggttatgatttttttgtataaagcacaattattccaattccttattttatatgctttcgcacttttttcttatcaccccacttcttggctattcgttaaactgatttgtgggtgtggtgaggggtgtatttataggcattttgaggtttgggaaactttgcccctcctggtaggaatgtatatcccatacgtcactagctcatggactcttgctaatatgaaagaaatgaatttatcaggtaagttcttacataaattatgttttttaccatcaggatctcaaatccttaaatttaaaggtatggagattgaacgcttgattcttagtcaaagaggtttctctgactctgtgattaatactatgttacaggctcgtaaatctgtatctaggaagatatattttcgagtctggaagacttacatttcttggtgtctttctcatcatttttcctggcattcttttagaattctgagaattttacagtttcttcaggatggtttggataaaggtttgtctgcaagttccttgaaaggacaaatctctgctctttctgttctttttcacagaaagattgctaatcttcctgatattcattgttttgtacaagctttggttcgtataaaacctgttattaagtcaatttctcctccttggagtttgaatttggttctgggggctcttcaagctcctccgtttgaacctatgcattcattggacattaaattactttcttggaaagttttgtttcttttggccatctcttctgctagaagattttctgaattatctgctctttcttgtgagtctccttttctgatttttcatcaggataaggcggtgttgcaaacttcttttacatttttacctaaggttgtgaattctaacaacattagtagagaaattgtggttccttcattgtgtcctaatcctaagaattctaaggagagatctttgcattctttggatgtagttagagctttgaaatattatgttgaagctactaagaatttccgaaagacttctagtctatttgttatcttttccggttctaggaaaggtcagaaggcctctgccatttctttggcatcttggttgaaatctttaattcatcatgcttatgttgagtcgggtaaaactccgcctcaaaggattacagctcattctactaggtcagtttctacttcctgggcgtttaggaatgaagcttcggttgatcagatttgcaaagcagcaacttggtcttctttgcatacttttactaaattctaccattttgatgtgttttcttcttctgaagcagtttttggtagaaaagtacttcaggcagctgtttcagtttgattcttctgcttataatttcagtttttttcattataagatttaaactttattttgggtgtggattattttcagcggaattggctgtctttattttatccctccctctctagtgactcttgcgtggaagatccacatcttgggtagtcattatcccatacgtcactagctcatggactcttgctaattacatgaaagaaaacataatttatgtaagaacttacctgataaattcatttctttcatattagcaagagtccatgaggcccaccctttttgtggtggttatgattttttgtataaagcacaattattccaattccttattttttatgctttcgcacttttgtcttatcaccccacttcttggctatgcgttaaactgatttgtgggtgtggtgaggggtgtatttataggcattttgaggtttgggaaactttgtccctcctggtaggaatgtatatcccatacgtcactagctcatggactcttgctaatatgaaagaaatgaatttatcaggtaagttcttacataaattatgttttttcactaatAGGGAAAGCTTTGCCCATGTTCTTTGGATATAGACTCTATGATTAATTCTCACTCACAGGGTCTACATACATTGCACACACAGGACACATACAGATAGCATACAGTAGTACTCAGCCACTGTATGCTATCTGCAATTATGGCTGAGTACTACTGTATGCTGTCTGCATATGCACTGTGTAGCCAAGTACTGctgtatgctgtctgcatgtgcATTGTGTGGTTGAGTACTGctgtatgctgtctgcatgtgAACTGTATGGCTGAGTACTACTGCATGCTGTCTGCATGTGCACTGTATGAGTACTACTGTATGTTGTCTGCATGTGCTCTCTGCCAATACAGTACACATGCCAACAGCATACAGTAGTACTCAGCCATACAGTGCCCATGCAGCGAGAATACAGTAGTAGTAGCAATTTAGTGCACATGCAGGTAGCATACAGTAGTACTCAGCCATACAGTGCACATGCAGACTGCATACCATGGCAAAAAGTGAAGCCATTTTAGCTACATTTTTTTCATAGTTGTATATGGCTAGAAACTAGCATGAATCCATTTTATCTATATACTCCATATTTGCTAATTTGCTGTATTTTTATAGTTATATGTTTAACTATTCAGTTGCCATTGCCAATGCCATTTTATATACTTAGGTAGGGGTAGCTACTCCTTATATTTTTCATACAAGTCAGCTTTTAATTGAAGCATGATGTATTCCACTTTTATATGTTATTGTTGTAACTCTGGAATGTATAAGAGCAACAATGCTGTAGTTCAATTTCACATATCTGATCTGTCATGGTTTTCACATTTTTCAGGGCCAGTCTGCTGTACCCACATTCCCTTTAAATGTCTCTGAAGCAAATATCCCATTTTATATCAACAGTGTTGATCTAAAATAGTATATTTACTTCAGAGAAGTTTAAAGggaatgtgtgtttgtttttgtgagaCAACTCAGAGCTGGGTCCCAACCTGTTTATACTTAGGGGAAAAAGGCATTTTGTTAGCAGTCCAGTTTATTATACTGCTAATATCTGAGCACTGGATTTAATTTTGATTGACTCACATCATCCCAGTGTAGGAGATGTAACTAGTATACAGGCTCATATGTGAAACTCCTAAAATGCCAGCTGTTTAAGAAGCTGGACCTTTTATTAAAAAACCTTTAATttaggtatgtgtatatattttatcttatatGTATTGTCTATGCCTTCGTAATAAAACcgtaataaaaattaattatttaaagtatagagtgtcatttttttatttcatttaatatttatattattatataatatttaagtgCTGCCCAGTTGTCAGGTTGTGTAAAACAGTTTTTTGCTCAGAGCAGTAGCAGGTCTTCACAGCTGTaacaaaaattagagggaacattgaatgtaggggactgactaaatcagaacagtttatatgttctcattataaaataattatgtaattaataacattacttccattgtgtttcttattgataggtgaattcacaaactgcaaGAATCTTAGTCATGATGCTTCTTTAcatcttcaaaatcaaagaagccaaGTGGGAAacgtatgttctgaatgtgggaaatatttTCTTGAGAAATCACATCTTTCTAAAcctcagaaaattcatacaggagaaaagccattttcCTGTTCTATATGTGCGAAATGTTTTAACTATAACACAAATCGTATTGCTCATCagagaattcacacaggagagaaagcattttcatgttcagactgtgggaaatgtttttctAAGAAATCACATTTTATTGTTCATCagagaattcacacaggagagaaagcattttcatgctctgactgtgggaaatgttttactcagaaatcaaatcttactgcacatcagaaaattcatacaggagagaaagcattttcatgttctgactgtgggcaATGTTTTACTTGGAAACCATCTCTTATtgtacatcagaaaattcatacaggagagaaagcattttcatgttcttactgtgggaaatgttttacgaTGAAATCAACTCTTActgcacatcagaaaattcatacaggagagaaagcattttcatgttctgactgtgggaaatgttttactatgaAATCAACTCTtactacacatcagaaaattcatacaggagagaaagcattttcatgttctgactgtgggaaatgttttactatgaaatcaaatcttattacacatcagaaaattcatacaggagagaaagcattttcatgttctgactgtgggaaatgttttattcagAAATCAAAGCTTATtgtacatcagaaaattcatacaggagagaaagcattttcatgttctgactgtgggaaatgttttattcagAAATCAAAGCTTAtttcacatcagaaaattcatacaggagagaaagcattttcatgttctgactgtgggaaatgttttactatgaAACCAACTCTTACTAGGCATCAGAAAACTCATTCAAAGAAATCAGTTTAACCTCCTGGTACAGAGGGTGACATGTAGTTGTCACTCACACAATATCAAGTGCTGATGATGACTGCATGTGACCCCTTGATGTGCACAGTTTTGCACTTGTTTAAGGCCCCTTTTGCACCTCAAGCATTTATGAGGTGAgcccagggtggatttgatttaattcatgatttaggagagaagaaaacagaggcgcccaatggcctaataccatatACACAGAGTTAATACAGGTAAGCAAAGTGGATACTCACAAACGGATAGCACCTGAGGGTGCAAACAGGGCAGACTGGAACATCACAGGATATGAGCAGCCAGCTATTCAAAGGGGAATCCTCACTTGTAGATTTCAAGGTATTCctatatgttaaaaatatttctcttgtaaaggtgtatccagtccatgggttcatccattacttgtgggatattctccttcccaacaggaagctgcaagaggacatccacagcagagctgtctatatagctcctcccctaactgccacccccagtcattctcttgcagctctcgacaagaaaggaagtatcaagagatatgtggtgacttagtgtagttttaccttcaatcaaaagtttgttatttttaaacggtaccggcgttgtactgttttactctcaggcagaaattggaagaagaatctgcctggagattgatgatcttagcggtttgtaactaaggtccattgctgttctcacacataactgaagagtatggaaagaaaacttcagttggggggacggtttgcagatcacttgctttgaggtatgttcagtatatttttttctagagagatgataaggtctagaaaatgctgacagtgcctggtatatttgaggtaagcctgatacagtgatttaacaataaCTGGggtcatgcttacaagataagggtaatattcatgttaactttcatattacttagtgtaaaaacgtttgcataacttacagaaaaaaagttttttctctgagggtgataaatctttatttggggcctagttttccacatggctgttagattactcctaggagtacttttttaaggccctctgactttgagtgcatggtgggaggggcctattttcacgcactttatgcgcagttgatatacagactgagacatccagcttcccttaaggagtcctctggcatctaggaccactatacaggggtttttttcctgcagaaatcatgtttaagggcaggtaggagccacagcagagctgtggcagtgtgtgtgtgactgttttttATCGGTTTTACTGTTTTTCTAATCCGCTTTggagcctaaggggttaatcatccatttgcaagtgggtgcaatgctgctttagtctcttatacacactgtaaacaattTGTAGAGTTtaatactttttaacactgttttgcagtttatgtgttagtttttttctcttaaaggtacagtaccgtttttgtttaattgctttttcacatttattaaattgttttccaagcttgctggtctcattactagtttgttaaacatgtctgacatagaggaaactccttgttcattatgtttagaagccattgtggaaccccctcttagaatgtgtaccaaatgcactgacctttctataagttataaagaccatattatggcttttaaagatttatcaccagaggtttctcagactgacaaaagggagattatgccatctagctctccccatgtgtcagaacctataactcccgctcaagtgacgccaagaacatctggcgcgtccaatgcgtttactttacaagacatggcggcagttatgaatcataccctcacagaggtattgtccaaactgccagggttacaaggaaagcgagacagctctggggctagaacaaatacagagctttctgacgctttagttgctaTGTctaatataccctcacaatgtacagaagccgaagcaggagagcttctatctgtgggtgacatttctgattcagggaaggcgttacttcagtctgaatctgaaatgacagcatttaaatttaagcttgaacacctccgcgtgttgctcagggaggttttagcgactctggatgactgtgacaccattgtagtcccagagaaattgtgtaaaatggacaaatactttgcagttcctgtttatactgatgtttttccaattcctaagaggttttcagaaattattacgaaggaatgggatagaccatgtgtaccgttctctccccctcctgcttttaaaaagatgtttcccatagataccactacatgggactcgtggcagatggtccctaaggtggagggagcagtctctaccctagctaagcgtactactatccctgtcgaggacagttgtgctttcctagatccaatggataaaaaattagagggtttccttaagaaaatctttatacaacaaggatttattctccagcctcttgcatgcattgccccagtcactgctgcagcggctttctggtttgagtctcttgaataggctctacaggtggagaccccgttggatgatatcctagacaggcttaaaactcttaagttagccaattcatttatttctgacgccgtttttcatttaacaaagctaacggctaagaattcaggttttgccattcaggcacgtagggcgctatggcttaaatcctggtcagctgacgttacttcaaagtctaagcttcttaacatccccttcaaagggcagaccctattctggactggattgaaggagatcatttctgatattactggaggaaaaggccacgcccttccccaggataggtccaacaaattaaggaccaaacagactaattttcattcctttcgaaacttcaagagtggcgcagcttcaacttcctctgctgcaaaacaaAAAGGagattttgcccagtccaagccagtctggagacctaaccaggcttggaacaagggaaagcaggccaaaaaacctgctactgcctctaagacagcatgaaggaatagctcccgatccgggaccggatctagttgggggcagactttctctcttcgcccaggcttgggcaagagacatccaggatccctgggctctggagattgtttcccagggatatcttctggatttcaaagcctcatctccaaaggggagatttcatctctcacaattatctgcaaaccagataaagagagaggcattcttttgttgcgttcaagaccttctggttatgggagtgatccacccagttccaagggaggaacaggggcagggattctattcaaatctagtGGACAGATATGATACTGCTGGAGGAACTATCAAATTTACTCCAGTGGATGGTGTAGATTAGTTGCTATCAAAAAGGCAGAAAAAACACTCAATAAAGGTggtttacctctgtaatgaccACCTATAAACTAAGATTAGTTTAAAGGAATTAGAGCTGAATGTATTTTGGAGTGCGCCTGAGATAGCTAAAATAGATTATCTCAGTCTTAAtttgcctggagttttatttaattgtatattttatattttctttctttggtgTAAATTAAAATATGAAGTATAATAAATCAAACTATAATTGATAATAAAAGACAAATATCTGGGACGTGCATAGCACAAGGCGAGACAGAGACTGTAAGGCACCGGAGGCAACATGGCTCAACAGAAGAACCTTGAAGGCTATGTGGGGTTTGCCAATCTCCCAAACCAGGTGTACAGGAAATCTGTGAAGAGGGGATTTGAATATACACTAATGGTAGTCGGTGAGTCTGGTCTGGGGAAGTCAACACTCATCAATTCACTATTCTTAACGGATTTATATGCTCCGGATTATCCTGGTCCCTCACACCGAATTAAAAAAACTGTTCAGGTTGAACAGTCAAAAGTTTTAATCAAAGAGGGAGGAGTACAGTTACTTCTAACAATAGTAGACATACCAGGATTTGGCGACGCGGTGGATAATAGCAACTGTTGGCAGCCAGTCATTGATTACATTGACAGTAAATTTGAAGATTATTTAAATGCAGAATCTCGTGTGAACAGACGTCAGATGCCAGACAACCGCGTGCAGTGCTGCCTATACTTCATTGCTCCATCAGGGCACGGATTGAAGCCATTGGACATAGAGTTCATGAAACGTTTGCATGAAAAAGTCAACATCATTCCACTCATTGCCAAAGCTGACACCCTCACACCAGAAGAAtgccagcaatttaaaaaacaGATAATGAAAGAAATCCAGGAGCACAAAATCAAGATCTACGAGTTTCCAGAAACAGATGACGAAGAAGAAAATAAACTGGTGAAAAAAATAAAGGACCGTTTACCTCTTGCTGTGGTGGGTAGTAACACGACTATAGAAGTCAATGGCAAGAGAGTAAGAGGAAGACAGTATCCCTGGGGAGTGGCAGAAGTTGAAAACAGTGAGCACTGTGATTTTACTATTCTGCGAAACATGTTGATAAGAACCCATATGCAGGATCTTAAGGATGTCACCAATAACGTACATTATGAGAATTACAGGAGCAGAAAATTGGCAGCAGTGACTTATAATGGTGttgataacaataaaaacaaaggtcAGCTAACGAAATTTGACACAGTTGAAGGCATGAGCCCTCTGGCTCAGATGGAAGAGGAGAGAAGGGAACACGTGGCCAAAATGAAGAAAATGGAGATGGAAATGGAACAAGTTTTTGAAATGAAGGTCAAAGAAAAAGTTCAGAAACTAAAGGACTCCGAGGCTGAGCTTCAGCGACGCCATGAACAAATGAAAAAGAACTTGGAAGCTCAGCACAAGGAACTCGAAGAGAAACGACGTCAGTTTGAGGAAGAAAAGTTAAACTGGGAAGCTCAACAACGCATACTGGAACAGCAGAATTCTTCCAGGACTTTGGAGAAAAACAAGAAGAAAGGaaagatattttaaaattattcCTGGACCACCATATTCTCTATCAGTTGCCAACTTGCCAGCCCAGACATCAGTGTTTGTTGGAACCATTCAGCCACTTTTGAAACCAGTCACATCTATAAATGTTGGATTTATTCGGCAtgaccttttttattattattcttgatGGAGATTAAGATGCCTTGAATTGTTTAAGGTTTGCATTCTTGGAGAACTATTTGCTGCAAGCAATTGCTCCCTTTCCTTCCTTAACTCTCTTTTTAACTGATGTCttcattttaaaaagcaagaaaagaaaaaaaaaagcattttactgTTGTATAACCTTGGTCTGGGGGCTGGTTGCAAGATATTCCACAGTACAAGGACTTTGGCTTACAATGAAGATAAAAAAAACGCTATATTTTGTTGCATCTTCTAACTTGCGCACATGTAATACAGACTTTCATACATACGGTTTattgtaatttacatttttccctAATTTTGACACTtcctttgtttaaaattacacatggGAATATAGGCTTACAGTGCACAGAAGGCTTTTTCCCCCCCCAAGAACCTCCCTCTCGTGTTTGGGAATTTAAGTATATACTATTTCCATTTAGTAACTTCTTTAGCCAGAAGAATCTAATTATTGCTTCCTTTTGTAATaacatttactttaaatattttctttccaAGTATTGGCCCTACTGAATTAAAATATAGCTTATTTACAGTACGAATcggtaaaaaaaacaacctttttttgcaTCTTTTACATACTTGCCTAAGTTTTGTGGTAAAGCAGCAGGAATGATGCATTTATAGGTCATTTCTAGGTGAAAATTAACAACCAGTCTGTTCCTACTTTATTGTGCAGTCTGTTTTATGTTTTACTAGAAATGGAAATAATGTCCTCATAATAAGAGGAACGTCACAATTTTGCATTTAGCTGTATTCATATActgcatttctgtattttttttgtttgtattgtacAAAGTCACATAATAAACAAtgttgtgatgtaaaaaaaaaaaaaaaaaaaaaaaaagacaaatatctgattaattaattaaaataattacatttattcaGTTAAATTTCATTCAATCACTCAAAGCATAAAAATTCATGTCAATAACTTAAAACCTAAAAACAATACTTATATATTAGCATAGATAATAGTATGTAACCATGTGTTGCTTCTGTTCCGTATCCGGTACACAACTGTATGATTAATTTATGAACGAGTATACTAGCGCTCTAATTAGCTTCAAAATTTTGCAGCTTATTTTAAAACACAGATACAACTCTTTAAGTGAACAATTTATGTCCTGTATCTTGGggaaatctgatttaaatattgaGGGATGTGATTCGTATATAAAAGTAGAAGTAATTTTTCATAAACTTATGTATTCACATTAAAAAACAGCTTATACGGTATGTATATTAGTCCCTTTTTTCTGTGTATTATTTGCCCGGGGCTTTAAAAAAGAGGAAAGGTACCTTTTGAAGTATGAAGAAAGTGTTTTTTGACTATACCGGTATAGATTTGTGTTGAATTCCTTTCTTGGTATCCGTATGCCGAATCCTGTTcttcttttatcctttgttgaagagaaacccaCCAGGGGGTTTTTGAGATGTGCTTTGCGGGCAAAGTGTTAGAGGATAGTGTCCGTTGATTCGCCTTTGTTTTTGTGACCGTTGTTGTTCAAACCCACCAGGGGGCAACTTCAGGTGTCACAGTAGGCTCCGAATCTTGATTGCTGTTATACTGTTGGTCTCACCTTGTTGTATGGAGTAATAAGCAATTCTTTATCCCGATGTTTGCTGAACAAAGAACATCTGGGATTCACGCTGGCATAATCCTTTTAGACTGGGTTGTATCAATATATCAAAGTGCTGGTTTTACACAGTCTTGGTTGTTGCAACAGTAGTTGCTAGTTCAAAATAGTGGAGCAGAATGCTGGACGCGTTTCGGCTTtcacctgcagcctttttcatacataatGTTCCAGTATGATTTGGCGGTCTTATTTAAACCTCTTGGCTGCTTTCTCATTGGTTGTTTAAATAACAGATGTTGGATACAATTATTCCTATAGAAGCATatgagtttattttcaaatgggttTTCGTATGTTATCGCTTTGTTTTGTAACAGTAATCATATGAATTCTATTTAGAGTTTAATGCTAAAATTGGTTGTTTATTTCTTGGTTACATTTGATTTCATAATTTAAATTCAAGCACATCGTTACATTTATACAATGTCTTATAAATCAGAGATGTGATGTCcttgaaaataactttctatgtaaTACCCGTATTAATAATTGATATTTGTCTATTAATTGATTAGTTTTGCcaatatagaatatataattaaattaaaagattatatacatacaaaaataaatgtatatataaataatagatatatatataaaaattaatggaGATTTAAGATATGTGCAATTAGTAAAATAGTAGATATTCGTTTTGGACCAATGATAATATTCATTGTCTAAATTTAGAAACCCattttattatacttcatgatcCAAAGTAGAAAAAAGACATATTTAAGTATGTTATATTTTGATACTGTGTTCTTTTGGAAGGATAACAAAAAATCGTTAATGACAGATATAGATATCTGATATCTTaaccatataaaaatatattttattgtgtattaatattttaaaaaaggaaaaagtggaaaaaatgcatATTTGAGTATGTTACAGTTTGATACTGTGTTCTTTTGGATAGATAACAAAAAATAGTTAATGACAGATATAAATATCTGATATCTTGACcatataaagatatattttattgtgtattaatattttaGAAAAGGTGTAATACTGAATTCAATATTTAATCCTTTAGGGGTTTTTGTTTCTAATTCGTAGATGCATTTATATTCTAATTTTAGTAATTCAttttccacatctccccctctccagtCTGGGTTTAATTTATCTATTGCAACATATTTGAATTTCTTTAAGTTGCAgttattgcattttaaaaaaacggggAGGTTTTTGCGGGAAACAATATATAGGAGAATCAACCAGACCTGTTAGAGAGAGAGTAAGGGAACATATACTCTCCATAGAGAACGCAGAAGAAGATAGAAATAAAGACCTCCCCGTtccacaacattttttaaaatgcaatAACTGCAACTTAAAGAAATTCAAATATGTTGCAATAGATAAATTAAACCCAGACTGGAGAGGGGGAGACGTGGAAAATGAATTACTAATATTAGAATATAAATGGATCTACGAATTAGAAACAAAAACCCCTAAAGGATTAAATATTGAATTCAGTATTACACCTTTTCtaaaatattaatacacaataaaatatatctttatatgGTCAAGATATCAGATATTTATATCTGTCATTAACTATTTTTTGTTATCTATCCAAAAGAACACAGTGTCAAACTGTAACATACTCAAATatgcattttttccactttttccttttttaaaatattaatacacaa
This region includes:
- the LOC128659962 gene encoding septin-7, whose translation is MAQQKNLEGYVGFANLPNQVYRKSVKRGFEYTLMVVGESGLGKSTLINSLFLTDLYAPDYPGPSHRIKKTVQVEQSKVLIKEGGVQLLLTIVDIPGFGDAVDNSNCWQPVIDYIDSKFEDYLNAESRVNRRQMPDNRVQCCLYFIAPSGHGLKPLDIEFMKRLHEKVNIIPLIAKADTLTPEECQQFKKQIMKEIQEHKIKIYEFPETDDEEENKLVKKIKDRLPLAVVGSNTTIEVNGKRVRGRQYPWGVAEVENSEHCDFTILRNMLIRTHMQDLKDVTNNVHYENYRSRKLAAVTYNGVDNNKNKGQLTKFDTVEGMSPLAQMEEERREHVAKMKKMEMEMEQVFEMKVKEKVQKLKDSEAELQRRHEQMKKNLEAQHKELEEKRRQFEEEKLNWEAQQRILEQQNSSRTLEKNKKKGKIF